From the Bdellovibrio reynosensis genome, one window contains:
- a CDS encoding C1 family peptidase: MSKKKIEPCSGAQPQNEVSPIGMISYANRTSDKSHDLDPANHDNIKFGGAAIAALGNMAYFGGGFAESCYPFDGVVNKHGDDPKVSDAVLKRLRDLYQTNKKKTEGEACLECISKAAQEDLKSNTNFSDIKRALSKGTFEEFLYYLTLGTDQISACSDLVEIDPPAKFKFYPDKNKSASPKETIDKIREVLQEGYPLALDGICPIKINGECKGLHSLVITGYREQCTKDNSQCRQVVRVQNSWGEEWQRENNDGWVDAETLLGKDNIEEGGLSWWTK; this comes from the coding sequence ATGAGCAAGAAAAAAATAGAACCTTGTTCGGGGGCGCAACCCCAAAACGAGGTTTCGCCCATTGGCATGATCAGTTATGCGAATCGTACAAGCGATAAAAGTCACGATCTTGATCCTGCGAATCACGACAATATCAAATTTGGAGGCGCAGCTATAGCTGCTTTAGGAAACATGGCATACTTTGGTGGTGGCTTTGCCGAGAGTTGCTATCCTTTCGATGGAGTCGTCAATAAACATGGGGATGATCCAAAAGTTTCTGATGCTGTATTGAAGCGACTTAGAGACCTGTATCAAACTAACAAGAAAAAAACCGAAGGTGAAGCTTGTTTGGAATGTATTAGCAAAGCTGCGCAAGAGGATCTAAAGTCCAACACAAATTTTTCAGATATTAAGCGGGCTCTTTCAAAAGGTACATTTGAAGAATTTTTGTACTATTTAACTTTAGGAACCGATCAAATATCCGCTTGCTCAGATCTCGTAGAGATAGACCCGCCTGCTAAATTTAAATTTTATCCAGATAAGAATAAATCCGCTTCGCCGAAGGAAACTATAGATAAAATTCGTGAAGTTCTTCAAGAAGGTTATCCTCTTGCATTAGATGGCATTTGTCCCATCAAGATAAACGGGGAATGCAAAGGCCTTCATTCTTTAGTTATAACTGGATATCGCGAACAATGTACAAAGGACAACTCTCAATGCAGACAAGTGGTACGAGTTCAGAATTCTTGGGGCGAAGAGTGGCAGAGAGAAAACAATGATGGCTGGGTTGATGCTGAGACTCTGCTTGGAAAAGATAATATCGAAGAGGGCGGTCTTTCGTGGTGGACAAAATAA